In Candidatus Deferrimicrobiaceae bacterium, the genomic stretch GCGCTCCAGCTAAAGCGGCTGCGCGCCATGGTCGACCGCGTCTTTTCCGCGGTGCCCTTCTATCGCGCGAAGCTGTCCGACGCGGGCTATGCCCCGGGATCGATCCGCTCGCTTTCCGACCTGTCCGCCCTGCCGTTCACCACCAAGGAAGACCTGCGCGTCACCTACCCGTTCGGCTTGTTCGCCGAGCCGCTCGAGCGCGTGGTCCGCGTTCATGCCTCTTCGGGCACGACCGGCAAGCCGGTGGTCGTCGGCTACACCAAGCGCGACATCGACACCTGGGCCGAGCTGATGGCCCGGACGCTGTCGTGCGGCCACGCGACCCGCAAGGACATCATCCAGGTCGCCTACGGCTACGGCCTGTTCACCGGCGGCCTGGGCGCCCACTACGGCGCCGAGATGCTGGGCGGCACCGTCATCCCCATGTCGGGCGGCAACAACAAGCGCCAGATCATGCTCATGCAGGATTTCGGTTCCACCGTGCTGATGTCCACCCCTTCCTACGCGCTCAACCTGGCCGAGCTGATGACCGACGACGGCATCGATCCCGCGACGCTCGCGCTCCGGGTCGGCTTCTTCGGCGCCGAGCCCTGGAGCGAGGCGATGCGCCTCGAGATCGAGAAGAAGCTCAAGATCGACGCGATCGACATCTACGGCCTGTCCGAGGTGATGGGACCCGGCGTGGCGTCCGAGTGTCTCGAGGAGAAGCACGGGCTCCATGTCTTCGAGGACCACTTCATCCCCGAGGTCATCGACCCCGCGACGGGCAAGGTGCTCCCGTGGGGCGAGACCGGCGAGCTCGTGTTCACCACGGTGACGAAGGAGGCGTTCCCGGTCATCCGCTACCGGACCCGCGACATCTCGCGCCTCATCCCCGAGCCGTGCCGCTGCGGCCGCACGCACATGCGCATGGAGCGCGTCTCCGGACGCACCGACGATATGCTCATCATTCGGGGCGTCAACGTCTTCCCGTCCCAGATCGAGTCGGTGCTGATGGCGGTCGAGGGCGTCGAGCCACACTACCAGCTCATCGTCTCGCGCGAGGAGGCGCTCGACGTCCTCGAGGTGCAGGTCGAGATCGACGAGTCGATCTTCTCCGACAAGGTCAAGAGCCTCGAGGGGCTGTCGAAGCGCGTCGAGCACACGATCAAGGACCTGCTCGGCATCTCGTGCAAGGTCAAGCTCGTCGAGCCGAAGGCGATCCAGCGCAGCGAGGGCAAGGCCAAGCGCGTGATCGACAACCGCAAGCTGTAGGGTGCCGGGGGGCGATCGGCCAACGGTCGCTTCCGCGCCGGCGAGCCGATCGCCGATTGTGGATGTCCGTCGCGCGGGGAACGGGGTGGATTTTACCGAGGCTTCACGCTCCACGGCGTACGCCAAAGCGGGGGCCCTGGACGGGGGCCTCTAAGGTGATCCGGGAGGCATGGATGCCGGAGGATCGCCGAAGGGAGTTGCAGGCGGCCCATGGATGGGCCGACAAGACGTCCCCCGGGAAGGGCGCCCCCGCGTGGCGCCTAGCCGGGAAGCTACAGGCCGAGCCAAAATGGAGCGGTGACGATCCCATATGATGACGGAGGTGGCGCGATGAAGGTCGAGCAGATATCGATATTCCTCGAGAACAAGTCCGGGCGGCTGGCCGAGGTGACGGCGACGCTGGCGGCGGCGGGCGTGAACATCCGGGCGCTCTCGCTGGCCGACACGGCCGACTTCGGCATCCTGCGTCTGATCGTCAACGATTCGGCGAAGGCGAAGGAAGTGCTCAAGGCGGGCGGCTTCACGGTGGGCAAGAACGAGGTGGTCGCGCTCGAGGTGCCCGATAACCCGGGCGGCCTCTCCGGCATCCTCAAGCTGCTCGACGGGGCGGGCATCAACGTCGAGTACATGTACGCCTTCGTCCAGCGCTCCGGCGACAACGCAATCATCATCTTCCGCTTCGACGACATCGACAAGGCGATCGAGACGCTGATCGGAGCGGGCGTCCGGGTGCTCAAGGGCGAGGAAGTCTACGCGCTTTAACGCGAACAGGAATGCACGGAAGGAGACGGCGATGAAGGGAAGGAAAGGGATTTGTGCGGCGCTGCTGGGGGGCGCGCTGCTGTTGGGGGGCACGGCGTTCGCCGCCGAGCCGATCAAGATCGGGGCGATCTTCTCGGTGACCGGCCCGGCCGCGTTCCTGGGCGAGCCCGAGCGCAACACGGCCAAGATGATGGAAGCCGAGATCAACAAGGCCGGCGGCCTCCTGGGACGCAAGGTCGAGGTCGTCGTCTATGACGACGAGAGCGACGCGACCAAGGCGGTGACCGCGGTCGACCGGCTGATCAAGAAGGACAAGGTGGTCGCGATCATCGGGCCCAGCACGTCCGGCAACACGTTGGCGATCATCCCGAAGGTCGAGGCGGCGAAGATTCCGCTCATCTCTTGCGCGGCAGCCAAAAAGATCAACTTGCCGGTGAAGAAGTACGTGTTCAAGACCGCACAGAGCGACGCGATCTTCGTGAAAAAGATCTACCAGCATGCGAAGAAGAACAGCTGGACGAAGGTGGCGCTGCTGACGGCTTCCGACGCGTACGGTTCCGCGGGCCGGGAAGACCTCAAGGAGCTTGCCCCCAAGTTCGGCATCACGATCGTGGCGGACGACGTTTTCGGGCCCAAGGACACCGACATGACCGCGCAGCTCGCCAAGATCAAGGGGACCGCGGCGCAGGCGATCATCTGCTGGGGCACCAACCCGGGGCCGGCGGTCGTCGCCCGAAACCGGGCGCAGCTGGGCATCAAGACACCGCTCTACATGAGCCAGGGGGTCGCCTCCAAGAAGTTCATCGAACTGGCCGGAAAGGAGAACGTCGAGGGGATCTTCCTGCCCGCGGGGCGGATCCTCGTCGAGGACCAGGTC encodes the following:
- a CDS encoding ABC transporter substrate-binding protein, whose translation is MKGRKGICAALLGGALLLGGTAFAAEPIKIGAIFSVTGPAAFLGEPERNTAKMMEAEINKAGGLLGRKVEVVVYDDESDATKAVTAVDRLIKKDKVVAIIGPSTSGNTLAIIPKVEAAKIPLISCAAAKKINLPVKKYVFKTAQSDAIFVKKIYQHAKKNSWTKVALLTASDAYGSAGREDLKELAPKFGITIVADDVFGPKDTDMTAQLAKIKGTAAQAIICWGTNPGPAVVARNRAQLGIKTPLYMSQGVASKKFIELAGKENVEGIFLPAGRILVEDQVDPKHPQKKVLSGYCRDFDKKCRQPVSAFGGHAFDAMKLIEMAIRNGKSADPASIRNNIEKIRGFWGIGGEFNLSAVDHSGLTEDSMVMVKIVKGDWELLK
- a CDS encoding phenylacetate--CoA ligase, whose protein sequence is MIWNDEFETLPREALQALQLKRLRAMVDRVFSAVPFYRAKLSDAGYAPGSIRSLSDLSALPFTTKEDLRVTYPFGLFAEPLERVVRVHASSGTTGKPVVVGYTKRDIDTWAELMARTLSCGHATRKDIIQVAYGYGLFTGGLGAHYGAEMLGGTVIPMSGGNNKRQIMLMQDFGSTVLMSTPSYALNLAELMTDDGIDPATLALRVGFFGAEPWSEAMRLEIEKKLKIDAIDIYGLSEVMGPGVASECLEEKHGLHVFEDHFIPEVIDPATGKVLPWGETGELVFTTVTKEAFPVIRYRTRDISRLIPEPCRCGRTHMRMERVSGRTDDMLIIRGVNVFPSQIESVLMAVEGVEPHYQLIVSREEALDVLEVQVEIDESIFSDKVKSLEGLSKRVEHTIKDLLGISCKVKLVEPKAIQRSEGKAKRVIDNRKL
- a CDS encoding ACT domain-containing protein translates to MKVEQISIFLENKSGRLAEVTATLAAAGVNIRALSLADTADFGILRLIVNDSAKAKEVLKAGGFTVGKNEVVALEVPDNPGGLSGILKLLDGAGINVEYMYAFVQRSGDNAIIIFRFDDIDKAIETLIGAGVRVLKGEEVYAL